GTTTTGGGAGAAGAACCTAACGATTTAATCTTGTTTTTGATACGCTTAAGAATTGGGAACACGGGCTAGCTTTTAAATCCTATAAGTTTTCAATGATTATCAACGTAAAAATAGGCGGATAAGCAGATTATTCATGTTTACAAGAAATTACTGCGGGAAATGTTGAGAAATTCGATAGTTATATAAAGATAAACCTGCATCAATGTTTAAAATCGTCCCTGTTGTAAACATGGAAAAGTAGTCGGAGGCTAAATAGACTGCGGCTCTGCCAATATATTCTGGATTAATTGTCGTTCGATGTAAGAGAGTATAATCGTGTACGAAAGGATTGCCTTTTTCGTCTTCCGCGATCGCGCCGGGAGCGATTCCATTCACTCTAATCCCTCGAGGGGCTAACTCGACTGCTAATTCCTTTATTATCATTCCTAGTGCCGCTTTTGAGGAACTATAATGCGCCCACAATCCGAGTTGCCATTGGTGTATAGACGTTACAAAAATAATTGAACCCTGAATTTTACGCTCGATCGTGATTCTGACAATCTTTCGGGTTAAATCGAGCGGCCCAAACACATTCGCATTAAAAGTTTGCTGCCATTCCTCTGCCGAAATTTCTAAAACGGGTTTTCTACCTAAATTGATGCCCACATTATTTACTAAAATATCAATTTTAATATCGCGCTCTTCTAATACTTTCAATAAATTTTCAATATCATCCTGCTTGGAAATATCAGAACTCCAACCTTGAGATTGAATTGGGTAAGCTTTTAATTCTCGCTCCAATTCGATACAGCGTTCTGATGATAGATCGGTGAAAAAGATATTAGCGCCCTGTTTTGCCATCTCCAAAGCAATGCTGCGACCGATATTTCTTCCCGCGCCGGTAATCAGCACATTTTTATGGGATAAGAGCTTTTTTTCTAAAAAATCCGAACACTCAACGACTTGTTTTTGAATGAGAGTTTTGGGCGCAGGATTGGGATTAACAAAAGATTTTAACGCTGCTTTAATCCGAGTTTTAAAGTTAAATTTCATGGTCAATTTTGCTTTATTGACTGCTGATTGGCGCTGCGCCGCCGATCGAGAGTTGCTTTGACTAACCGCACGTAATCGCTACGAGATTGACGTTCGCGAATGCCGGTATTTGTTTCGTGAATGCGCCGCCACAACAGTACATCTGACAAAAGTTTTTCTTGAATCTTTAAATCTTTAGCTTTGCCGTACCAACTAATAAATTCTCCGACTTTTAAATGAGTTTCAAATAACCCAACTTTCTGAAAAGCTTCTCGCTTAATAAGCATTGTACCGGGTAAGTATCCCGGCATGGGGTCGGGCGGACAGTAGATTTTGCGAGTAATGGTTTCGTCTAATTCGGGACTGTGAAAATTTTGGACGTAACCGAGTACCATTTCAAGGTTAGGTTCGCTTTCAAAAACAGCCATTTGACGGCTTAGTTTATCTTTTACCCAACGGTCATCCGCATCGAGAAAGGCGAAGTAATCGGCTTTAGCTAAGCTTATCCCAAAATTTCTCGCTGTTGCCGCGCCGCTTTGCGTTTGGTAATGGTACTGTACGGAGTCGCCAAAACTTTTGGCAACTTCCGCCGTGCGATCGCGCGAACCATCATCAACGATGATAATCTCGAGGGGTTGATATTTTTGGGCTAATACACTTTCAATCGCTTCGGCGAGGTAGCGTTCGCAGTTGTAGACGGGGATAATAACGGAGATAGCTGCTGGCAGGGTCATCTTTTTATTGTTAAATGAATAGAGCGGTTAGAACAGCTTGGGGCGATTGGGGGGCGCGCCTAAATATTCATTAATCTTCGGCATTTCTGCCCCCGAACTCGAAAGATTACTCCCTCTCTGCCGACATCGATCTAAATGTTTTTTGTAAATCCTCACGAAACCGAGTTCGACTAAGTTTTTCCCGGCGGTCATGTTTTCGGGATGCTTGCGATAATAGAGGGTGACGCGATCGATTACGACTTTGGTTACGCCATTTTCCCAAGCCCGAATAAACCAATCCGTATCTTCCGCAAATTTGAGCGTTTCGTCGTAAAAGCCGACGCGATCGAAGACAGATTTACGATAAAGGGCGCTGCCAATGTTAATATAATTGTAAGGAGTTTCTGTGGGTTCAAAATTGCCATCCTCGTCGGGTTTCATATTCTGAATTAACCCTTGAACGATATCAACTTCTGGATTCTCTTTTAAGTAGTTGGCTTGTAGGTGAAGTTTATCTTCCGACCATAAATCGTCAACATCTAAAAAGGCGATCGCGTCCCCAGTCGCTTTTTGAATCCCGCGATTGCGGGCGGCGGCAGGCCCGCGATTCTCTTGGAAAATATAGTGAATGCTGTCCTGAAATTGGGCGGCGACTTTTGCGGTTCCATCTGTCGAACCGTCATCAATGACTAAAATTTCGAGTTCCGGATAGTTTTGTTTTTTGACATTTGCGATCGCTGTTGCTAAAAACCGTTCGCCATTGTAAACGGGAATGATGACGCTAATCGAAAAAGAGGAATTTTCCATCATTCTAAAGTCGCTCTAAGAGCGCTGAAATAGTTTGAGGGACTTGCTCGATATCAGTACCGAGTTCGAGATAATAAGATGGCACTTTACCGGCAACTTGCATCATGATTTTACAGGCTTCTTTCCCTGCACCGGGCAATTGAATGGTAGTGCTGGGAACGAGGGAGGCTAAGGCGGCTGCTACTGAGGTTGGCGTAACCGTCGTCTCGGTTTTTCCCGTTATTCGCGGAATTAAAATCGCTTTAAGCGGAAAACGCGAGATAATTTTTTCGGGGAAATGTTGGTTTAAAAAGTACACCGCTTTCTCGGATTCGAGACGATCGCGGTTGCTAATCGCCGTGGCTAAAAAAGGCAGCCTTTCCAAATCGTCGGCGTTTTTTTTGCCGGTACTGTAGATGCTAAAAGCGGTGGGATTGGGATCGCAGGAGACTAAACTATAGTCGTCGCTGGCATAAAATAAATCTGAACTCAGGCAAGCTAAAGCCGTTGTCGATTTGCCCGAACCGCCTTTTCCGACTAATAACGCGCCGCCGTGGGGATGTCCGACTGCACCGCCATGCACGAGTTGAATTCCGCGTTGCGAAAACCAAACATTAAAAATAGTTCTCAGGGGCGAACCGCCTTCCCAATAGGGCAGTTGGGCGGCAGTTTCTACCCAATAAATTCCTAAGTTGCGATCGCGGTCTAATAAACTTAAGGCATAGGAACCCCATTGAAAACTGGTATGGATGCGATCGCTATTAAAACCCAAAATCTCCCCCCGCTTGGGATGATGCTGATATCGCTTCCACGGCGGCGGCGGCATTGGCGTGTGGGTGGAATGACTGTCCCACAGACAAACCGTTAAATCTGCCTCGGAAAAGGGTTCTACCGCAAGATGTTCGAGGGCCGGAGTCAAGTCGGGAATTAACGCCTCTGTTGCAAATTGCAAGCGAATTTTAAAGCCAGCAATACAATAAAAGCGATCGCGCGTTCCTCCGACAGATGTTACTGCTTTTTGGAACAATTCCTCGATACTTTCAAAAAATGCCAGAGAATCTTGCGGTGTCGTATCCGGAATGGAATGGTTGGCAATCATTACGCCTCAACTTTGGCGCGGGGCCAGCCCATATCTTCATCGACATCGTGAATGGGATCGAGGGCGAGTAACTCTTCCATATCGGTATATTTTTGGAGGCTGGGCGCTTCAAAAACCAACTTTTCTCCGATTTCTATCCCTGCCTTCGTTCCCCCGTTGGCAGCGGTTTCTGGGGCTTCTAAACTCGCATCTGGGGCAATCATTTCTTCTTGCTGCAACTCTTCGATAAAGCGCTCGATCGCGCTCGTTATCGTTTCGCGATCGCCCTGATAATGCTGACAGATTGCCTCGACGACTTCACCCGCCGATTCTCCTCGCGCTAACCCTTCCCAAATATCGGCTCCCGCTCCCAATAAACTGTAGTAATCGCCTTT
This portion of the Oscillatoria sp. FACHB-1406 genome encodes:
- a CDS encoding serine kinase, whose amino-acid sequence is MIANHSIPDTTPQDSLAFFESIEELFQKAVTSVGGTRDRFYCIAGFKIRLQFATEALIPDLTPALEHLAVEPFSEADLTVCLWDSHSTHTPMPPPPWKRYQHHPKRGEILGFNSDRIHTSFQWGSYALSLLDRDRNLGIYWVETAAQLPYWEGGSPLRTIFNVWFSQRGIQLVHGGAVGHPHGGALLVGKGGSGKSTTALACLSSDLFYASDDYSLVSCDPNPTAFSIYSTGKKNADDLERLPFLATAISNRDRLESEKAVYFLNQHFPEKIISRFPLKAILIPRITGKTETTVTPTSVAAALASLVPSTTIQLPGAGKEACKIMMQVAGKVPSYYLELGTDIEQVPQTISALLERL
- a CDS encoding glycosyltransferase; this translates as MMENSSFSISVIIPVYNGERFLATAIANVKKQNYPELEILVIDDGSTDGTAKVAAQFQDSIHYIFQENRGPAAARNRGIQKATGDAIAFLDVDDLWSEDKLHLQANYLKENPEVDIVQGLIQNMKPDEDGNFEPTETPYNYINIGSALYRKSVFDRVGFYDETLKFAEDTDWFIRAWENGVTKVVIDRVTLYYRKHPENMTAGKNLVELGFVRIYKKHLDRCRQRGSNLSSSGAEMPKINEYLGAPPNRPKLF
- a CDS encoding SDR family oxidoreductase gives rise to the protein MKFNFKTRIKAALKSFVNPNPAPKTLIQKQVVECSDFLEKKLLSHKNVLITGAGRNIGRSIALEMAKQGANIFFTDLSSERCIELERELKAYPIQSQGWSSDISKQDDIENLLKVLEERDIKIDILVNNVGINLGRKPVLEISAEEWQQTFNANVFGPLDLTRKIVRITIERKIQGSIIFVTSIHQWQLGLWAHYSSSKAALGMIIKELAVELAPRGIRVNGIAPGAIAEDEKGNPFVHDYTLLHRTTINPEYIGRAAVYLASDYFSMFTTGTILNIDAGLSLYNYRISQHFPQ
- a CDS encoding glycosyltransferase family A protein, yielding MTLPAAISVIIPVYNCERYLAEAIESVLAQKYQPLEIIIVDDGSRDRTAEVAKSFGDSVQYHYQTQSGAATARNFGISLAKADYFAFLDADDRWVKDKLSRQMAVFESEPNLEMVLGYVQNFHSPELDETITRKIYCPPDPMPGYLPGTMLIKREAFQKVGLFETHLKVGEFISWYGKAKDLKIQEKLLSDVLLWRRIHETNTGIRERQSRSDYVRLVKATLDRRRSANQQSIKQN
- a CDS encoding PqqD family protein, with the translated sequence MNNTLRFRVNSPKVVHETIDGEVVIVNLEKGDYYSLLGAGADIWEGLARGESAGEVVEAICQHYQGDRETITSAIERFIEELQQEEMIAPDASLEAPETAANGGTKAGIEIGEKLVFEAPSLQKYTDMEELLALDPIHDVDEDMGWPRAKVEA